The following are encoded in a window of Periplaneta americana isolate PAMFEO1 chromosome 13, P.americana_PAMFEO1_priV1, whole genome shotgun sequence genomic DNA:
- the LOC138712563 gene encoding D-xylose transporter-like, with product MTAQCAGWGLYHRGVVAICSLCLVADAGAMMNLCFSIPLAVCTFRATDSKILMHNMVSWAGAAAGGLVFGYFTDAVGRKRIIMVILVFEFIGLIGSSFAPTESMFALSIIVLGMGTSSSTTTTKIYIAEVVPKNKRGSKLVLLDVCWSVGYLLATVFFSGFVPIIFRELADVRSKLKFYTWRMLFGLVGTVTILVSCATSLLGSSPRFLLAMRKVQEAGEVLRLMFALNKSEHAKNYQVRMGMH from the exons ATGACAGCACAATGTGCAGGATGGGGCCTGTACCACCGGGGAGTTGTCGCTATCTGCAGTTTGTGCCTGGTAGCTGACGCCGGCGCCATGATGAACCTCTGCTTCTCCATTCCTCTGGCTGTGTGTACCTTCAGAGCTACTGATTCTAAGATCCTGATGCACAACATGGTTTCATGGGCAG GTGCAGCTGCCGGTGGTTTGGTGTTTGGATACTTCACTGACGCAGTTGGTCGGAAAAGAATCATCATGGTCATTCTCGTGTTCGAGTTCATTGGCCTGATCGGCAGCAGCTTCGCCCCGACAGAATCAATGTTCGCGTTATCCATCATTGTCTTGGGGATGGG gACTAGCAGTTCAACGACCACAACCAAGATTTACATTGCTGAAGTCGTTCCTAAGAACAAGAGAGGATCTAAACTTGTATTGTTGGACGTATGCTGGTCCGTTGGTTATTTATTGGCTACTG TGTTCTTTTCCGGGTTTGTTCCTATAATTTTCCGAGAATTGGCGGATGTACGAAGCAAACTGAAGTTCTACACATGGCGCATGCTCTTTGGGCTAGTGGGCACGGTCACCATCCTGGTATCTTGCGCCACGAGCCTGTTGGGCTCCAGTCCGAGGTTCCTGCTTGCTATGCGGAAGGTTCAGGAGGCAGGGGAGGTGTTGAGGCTCATGTTTGCGTTGAACAAAAGCGAGCACGCCAAGAATTACCAGGTCCGAATGGGAATGCACTGA